In Bacteroidales bacterium, the following are encoded in one genomic region:
- a CDS encoding HypC/HybG/HupF family hydrogenase formation chaperone, protein MCLSVPGKVISIENETALVDVGGTSISVGIQLLEEVSLGDYVLIHSGFALQLISEEDALAQLELVRAMKG, encoded by the coding sequence ATGTGTTTAAGTGTTCCCGGAAAAGTAATTTCCATTGAAAACGAAACTGCCCTGGTAGATGTGGGCGGAACAAGCATCAGCGTTGGAATTCAGTTGCTCGAAGAAGTCAGTTTGGGCGATTATGTGTTGATCCATTCGGGTTTTGCCTTGCAACTAATCAGCGAGGAGGATGCACTGGCGCAGTTGGAGTTGGTCAGAGCGATGAAGGGGTGA
- the hypF gene encoding carbamoyltransferase HypF — protein sequence MNHPPTTTPASLITVKGLVQGVGFRPYVYRLATRMGFHGWVENRTDGVLILLQENGVSVQKFLEALINEAPAASDIESVSVEPVSCEPKQSFEITKSRETSLGITEISPDIALCEDCLRDMKTQAHRIAYPLINCTHCGPRFSIIKDLPYDRPKTTMSPFAMCKFCESEYRNILDRRFHAQPVACNHCGPVYRIAETGKPPRNINISELLLEAKSLIAGGEIIALKGTGGYQLICDAMNENAVNQIRVRKKRDGKPLAVMFSDLAVLKKYAYIGETEKNLLGSWQRPIVLLRSKKKLSAAINNGLDTIGAILPYMPIHFLLFEVLQTPAIVFTSGNISDEPVVIDDSEAKHQLTSITNTFVTYNRDIYNRVDDSLVKVISDRPVMIRRSRGFVPKPVKLNLDAEGILAVGAELKNTFCIGKGNQAIMSQHIGDLKNMETYAFFTESIKRFKRLFRFEPTLVAADLHPDYLSTQFAGSLSLPVVHVQHHHAHIASCMAEHQLDEPVIGLSFDGTGLGVDGNIWGSEVMIADLVQYKRFSHMAYIPLPGGDKAIEEPWRIALALLYQAFGKDCIAYAGKLFPSVPLLQFKLISEALQKNINIAYSCGLGRLFDAVAALTGLCISPAFEAEGPMRLEALADKKIKASYAATIREGIWQLEPLVQELMKDLENKKDIGFISAKLHNAVAGLAIQSVIAASKKSGIRKVVLSGGSFQNKILAEKIIKSLGIKNFSTFMHSQVPPNDGGISLGQLAVAAKRRMMLCV from the coding sequence ATGAACCACCCTCCCACAACAACCCCCGCCTCCCTCATCACAGTTAAAGGCCTTGTTCAGGGTGTAGGGTTCCGTCCTTATGTTTACCGGCTTGCAACACGAATGGGATTTCACGGGTGGGTAGAGAACCGTACCGACGGCGTGTTGATTCTTTTACAGGAAAATGGAGTGTCTGTTCAGAAGTTTTTGGAAGCGCTTATAAACGAAGCGCCTGCCGCTTCCGATATTGAATCTGTTTCGGTTGAGCCGGTTTCGTGCGAACCTAAGCAAAGTTTTGAGATCACTAAAAGCAGGGAAACATCATTAGGAATTACCGAGATCAGCCCTGATATTGCCCTTTGTGAGGATTGCCTGAGGGATATGAAAACACAAGCTCACCGCATCGCCTATCCCCTGATTAACTGCACCCATTGCGGCCCCAGGTTTTCAATTATTAAAGATTTACCTTACGATCGCCCCAAGACCACCATGTCTCCTTTTGCAATGTGCAAGTTTTGTGAGTCAGAGTACAGGAACATTCTTGATCGCCGCTTTCATGCCCAGCCAGTGGCTTGTAACCATTGCGGACCGGTTTACCGGATTGCTGAAACCGGCAAGCCACCCAGAAATATTAATATCAGTGAGTTATTATTGGAGGCGAAATCTTTAATCGCAGGCGGTGAAATCATTGCGTTAAAAGGAACCGGCGGTTATCAGCTTATCTGCGATGCCATGAATGAGAATGCAGTGAATCAAATCAGGGTTCGCAAGAAAAGAGATGGAAAGCCACTGGCAGTTATGTTCAGTGATCTGGCTGTGCTAAAAAAATATGCCTATATTGGAGAAACTGAGAAAAACCTGTTGGGATCCTGGCAAAGGCCGATTGTTCTTTTGCGCTCAAAAAAGAAGTTATCAGCTGCTATAAATAATGGGCTCGACACTATTGGCGCTATTTTACCTTATATGCCTATCCACTTCCTGCTTTTTGAAGTGCTGCAAACCCCGGCCATTGTGTTTACCAGTGGAAATATTTCGGATGAACCCGTTGTGATTGATGATTCAGAAGCCAAACATCAATTAACTTCCATCACCAATACTTTTGTAACCTACAATCGTGATATATACAACCGGGTGGATGATTCGCTTGTGAAAGTGATCAGCGATAGGCCTGTAATGATAAGACGTTCGCGCGGTTTTGTTCCGAAACCGGTTAAATTGAATCTTGATGCTGAAGGGATTCTGGCCGTTGGTGCAGAGCTGAAAAACACGTTTTGCATTGGCAAAGGCAATCAGGCCATCATGAGTCAGCATATAGGCGACCTGAAAAACATGGAAACCTATGCGTTTTTTACAGAAAGTATCAAGCGGTTCAAGCGCCTTTTCCGGTTCGAACCAACCCTGGTTGCTGCAGACCTGCATCCCGATTATTTATCCACGCAGTTTGCCGGATCACTTAGCCTGCCCGTAGTACATGTGCAGCATCATCATGCACATATTGCGTCCTGCATGGCAGAGCATCAGCTTGATGAGCCTGTTATCGGTCTCAGCTTCGATGGAACAGGTTTGGGTGTTGATGGCAACATCTGGGGCAGTGAAGTAATGATTGCTGACCTTGTTCAGTACAAACGTTTTTCTCATATGGCCTACATACCTTTACCAGGCGGTGATAAAGCCATTGAGGAACCCTGGCGCATTGCACTGGCTTTGCTTTACCAGGCTTTCGGAAAGGACTGTATTGCTTACGCCGGGAAATTATTTCCTTCGGTTCCGCTTTTGCAATTTAAATTGATTTCAGAGGCTTTGCAAAAAAACATAAACATTGCATATTCATGCGGACTCGGACGGCTCTTTGATGCGGTGGCAGCCCTCACAGGGCTATGTATTTCGCCTGCTTTCGAAGCCGAAGGCCCCATGCGGCTTGAGGCGCTGGCTGATAAAAAAATTAAAGCATCTTATGCTGCAACTATCAGGGAAGGGATATGGCAACTTGAACCCTTGGTTCAGGAATTAATGAAAGACCTTGAAAACAAAAAAGACATTGGCTTTATTTCCGCTAAATTGCACAATGCAGTCGCTGGGTTGGCGATCCAGAGTGTGATAGCTGCAAGTAAAAAATCGGGAATTAGAAAAGTGGTGCTTTCAGGCGGCTCATTCCAGAACAAAATTCTTGCAGAAAAAATTATCAAGTCGTTGGGAATAAAAAACTTTAGTACTTTTATGCATTCGCAGGTGCCGCCCAATGATGGTGGAATTTCACTCGGTCAACTGGCGGTGGCCGCAAAAAGGAGGATGATGTTATGTGTTTAA
- a CDS encoding Crp/Fnr family transcriptional regulator, whose amino-acid sequence MLVDIKCQDCPVHKGSYFNSLDPCDLRDLWHKKTCYFYKKGQVIFYEGKRPLGIYCIHSGRIKISKLGIEGKEQIVRIAQAGDLLGLRSLISGRNYANSATTIDDSIVCFVNKRKFFQTTIRYPEISTRIMITLSKLLEEAEQKITSMAQKPVRERLAEALLTLNDVFHSDGCPNTIISLTREDLANMVGTANETVIRLLSEFKEEKMVAVKGRKIFILDKKGLQRMAKLYQ is encoded by the coding sequence ATGTTAGTAGATATCAAATGTCAGGATTGTCCGGTTCACAAAGGTTCATATTTTAACAGTCTGGACCCTTGCGATCTTAGAGACCTGTGGCATAAAAAAACCTGCTATTTCTATAAAAAAGGACAGGTGATTTTTTACGAAGGCAAGCGGCCACTGGGTATTTACTGCATTCACTCGGGCAGGATCAAAATCAGCAAGCTGGGGATTGAGGGCAAGGAACAAATTGTCAGAATTGCGCAGGCAGGTGATTTGCTTGGTTTGCGGTCCCTGATTTCCGGGCGGAATTATGCCAACTCAGCAACCACAATTGATGATTCAATAGTATGCTTTGTAAACAAAAGAAAGTTCTTTCAGACTACCATCCGCTACCCGGAAATTTCCACCCGTATTATGATAACACTCAGCAAACTGCTGGAAGAAGCCGAGCAGAAAATCACCTCCATGGCTCAAAAACCTGTGCGGGAGCGCCTGGCTGAAGCATTACTCACCCTCAATGACGTTTTCCACAGCGATGGCTGCCCCAACACCATCATCAGTCTTACCCGCGAAGACCTTGCCAACATGGTAGGAACCGCCAACGAAACCGTAATCAGATTACTCAGCGAATTCAAAGAAGAAAAAATGGTGGCAGTAAAAGGGCGGAAAATTTTTATTCTGGATAAAAAGGGCTTGCAAAGGATGGCAAAGCTTTATCAATAA
- a CDS encoding 4Fe-4S dicluster domain-containing protein, with the protein MNNLPEPEVLVKHYELTAEAWQKAIGAMLGSHTVYAPVKRWGSMDYEPITVEKIRSIVYNEPKPVSPLKLFLLPVKENVVLEPDIVRPLVVIGTPACDLWALDLLDKFYLNSDLIDPYYKLRREKLILIGTDCHSSLEHCHCTSYGINPVPEKNQDILISVIDGKVLLEVHTEKGERLLESIKGVAEFQAAGNSLPETLLQKRREVKSAIDKANKQLPNYQETTSAVKNAGEEIWEKYAKTCVSCGACATICPTCTCFLLIDRPGFEKVKQMDACQYPGFQRVAGGEDPHRQHHIRFSNRYFCKYVFRPEKFDALACTGCGRCIEACIGRINKNELFIEITR; encoded by the coding sequence ATGAACAACCTGCCCGAACCGGAAGTACTGGTAAAACATTACGAGCTTACCGCCGAAGCATGGCAAAAAGCCATCGGCGCCATGCTTGGTTCCCACACCGTATATGCCCCTGTGAAACGCTGGGGCAGCATGGATTATGAACCCATCACCGTTGAAAAAATTCGCTCCATCGTTTATAATGAACCCAAGCCGGTTTCACCCCTCAAGCTTTTTCTCTTGCCCGTAAAGGAAAATGTAGTACTCGAACCCGATATCGTTCGACCCCTGGTGGTGATCGGCACTCCTGCCTGCGACCTCTGGGCGCTCGACCTGCTTGACAAATTCTACCTGAACTCCGATCTTATTGACCCTTACTATAAGTTGCGCCGTGAAAAGTTGATCCTCATCGGAACCGATTGCCATTCCTCGCTGGAACATTGCCACTGCACAAGCTATGGGATCAATCCGGTTCCGGAAAAAAACCAGGACATCCTTATAAGCGTTATTGATGGCAAAGTACTGCTCGAGGTTCACACAGAAAAGGGAGAGAGGTTACTGGAAAGCATTAAAGGTGTTGCCGAATTCCAGGCTGCCGGAAATAGTTTGCCAGAAACATTGCTTCAAAAGCGCCGTGAGGTTAAATCAGCCATTGACAAGGCCAACAAGCAACTTCCCAATTACCAGGAAACCACCAGCGCTGTTAAAAATGCCGGTGAAGAAATCTGGGAGAAATACGCCAAAACCTGCGTTTCCTGCGGCGCCTGCGCCACCATCTGTCCTACCTGCACATGCTTTCTGCTGATTGACAGGCCCGGGTTCGAAAAAGTGAAACAAATGGATGCCTGCCAGTATCCCGGTTTCCAGCGTGTGGCCGGCGGCGAAGACCCGCACCGCCAGCATCACATCAGGTTCAGCAACCGCTATTTCTGTAAATATGTGTTCAGGCCGGAGAAATTTGATGCGTTAGCATGCACGGGTTGCGGGCGCTGTATTGAGGCCTGCATCGGCAGGATCAACAAAAACGAACTTTTTATTGAGATCACCAGGTAA
- a CDS encoding FAD/NAD(P)-binding protein, producing MVPETEFSFKTGEFIELTLDGIGEAPFTPSSSPFVKDRFEVTIMKAGYVTGLMHELPVGEVLGVRGPFGRGYPVEEFFGKEVLILGGGCGLAPIRSLLYTLIEYKDKIKKVILAYGSKSPQDCIYKPLFSYLNSIDNFEAYRTVDETTDDWDESVGVATVLLDKVKVDIPNAIAVVCGPPVMMKHGTFKLLDMGFSEKDIYLSMEKNMSCGLGKCGHCMMGEYFVCKDGPVFTYDEIKDQPDIW from the coding sequence ATGGTGCCTGAAACTGAATTCTCGTTCAAAACGGGGGAGTTTATAGAACTAACACTGGACGGAATCGGAGAGGCGCCATTCACCCCATCTTCTTCACCTTTTGTAAAAGACCGCTTTGAAGTCACCATTATGAAAGCCGGCTACGTTACCGGCCTCATGCACGAGTTGCCCGTGGGTGAGGTGCTTGGTGTACGCGGGCCTTTCGGGCGAGGTTATCCTGTGGAAGAATTTTTCGGCAAGGAGGTACTAATACTGGGCGGCGGTTGTGGCCTTGCTCCCATACGCTCACTGCTTTACACATTGATTGAATACAAGGATAAGATCAAAAAAGTGATCTTGGCTTACGGTTCAAAAAGTCCACAGGATTGCATTTACAAGCCGCTTTTCAGCTACCTCAACAGCATTGATAATTTCGAAGCATATCGCACGGTTGACGAAACAACGGATGATTGGGACGAAAGCGTCGGGGTTGCAACAGTATTGTTGGATAAAGTAAAGGTGGATATTCCGAACGCTATTGCAGTGGTTTGCGGTCCGCCGGTGATGATGAAGCATGGAACCTTCAAATTGCTCGACATGGGCTTCTCGGAAAAAGATATTTACCTTTCGATGGAGAAAAATATGTCGTGCGGCCTGGGCAAATGCGGGCACTGCATGATGGGCGAGTACTTTGTGTGCAAAGACGGGCCAGTTTTCACCTACGACGAAATAAAAGACCAGCCGGATATCTGGTAA